In Aegilops tauschii subsp. strangulata cultivar AL8/78 chromosome 3, Aet v6.0, whole genome shotgun sequence, one genomic interval encodes:
- the LOC141042859 gene encoding uncharacterized protein — protein MEYEGLITGLKAAAALGVKRLTIKGDSRLLVNLSNMEYKPKDEHMAAYLEEVRKIQKRFLGLELQHVPRGTNKEADDIAKRASRREPQRAGVFEERLFRPSAAPPTTVMMLPREELPLAPLTGAPACVPTSGALLLLALTPREDIKTKEFKTYLLHDTLPEKEEDTEHVVRQAIAYCLQDDELYHRRPNDVSLRCISEDQGRELLAQYPRRRLRTPLFVAHSHGQGVP, from the coding sequence ATGGAGTACGAGGGCTTGATCACCGGGCTCAAGGCCGCGGCCGCCCTGGGGGtcaagcgcctcaccatcaagggagaTTCCCGGCTCCTCGTCAACTTGTCCAACATGGAGTAcaagccgaaggacgagcacatggcaGCATACCTGGAGGAGGTACGTAAAATTCAAAAGCGATTCTTGGGCTTGGAGTTGCAGCATGTCCCGCGAGGCACGAACAAAGAAGCAGACGACATCGCCAAGCGGGCGTCGCGCCGTGAGCCCCAAAGAGCTGGCGTCTTTGAAGAAAGACTATTCAGGCCGTCAGCCGCACCCCCGACAACTGTCATGATGCTACCTCGGGAGGAGCTGCCTCTCGCGCCGCTCACGGGTGCCCCGGCCTGCGTCCCGACCTCAGGAGCCCTCCTGCTCCTGGCGCTGACGCCTCGAGAGGACATCAAGACCAAGGAGTTCAAGACATACCTACTCCACGACACCCTGCCGGAAAAGGAGGAGGACACGGAGCACGTGGTTCGCCAGGCCATCGCTTACTGCTTACAGGATGACGAGCTATACCACAGGCGCCCTAACGACGTCTCGCTAAGGTGCATTTCAGAGGATCAAGGGCGCGAGTTGCTGGCCCAATATCCACGGCGTAGACTGCGGACACCACTCTTCGTCGCACACTCTCATGGGCAAGGTGTTCCGTAG